The Nitrobacter hamburgensis X14 genome contains the following window.
TAAAGACGGCACTCCCATTGATCCTGGCCCGTGGTGGGCCGCAAATAAAGGCCAAAAGGTTCGCGGATGATGCGCAAGGTTTCCCTTATTCTTCTCAGCGCTGCCGCGGGTGCGGCGCTGACGCTGTTCGTGACCCAGCCGCGGTCGGTGCTGATGGGATCGAGCGCGCGAGCCGCGACCTCGGATACCTATCGCCAGCTCAACCTGTTCGGCGATGTGTTCGAGCGGGTCCGTAGCGACTATGTCGAGAAGCCCGACGACAGCAAGCTGATCGAATCGGCCATCAGCGGAATGCTGTCGGGTCTCGATCCGCATTCGAGCTACATGGACGCCAAGAGCTTCCGCGACATGCAGGTGCAGACGCGCGGCGAGTTTGGCGGCCTTGGCATCGAGGTCACGATGGAGGACGGCCTGGTCAAGGTGGTCTCGCCGATCGACGACACGCCGGCATCCAAGGCGGGAATCCTGGCGAACGACATCATCACCAATCTTGACGATGAGGCGGTGCAGGGGCTCACGCTCAACCAGGCCGTCGACAAGATGCGCGGCCCGATCGGCACCAAGATCAAGCTGAAGATCGTCCGCAAAGGCCAGGACAATCCGATCGACGTGACGCTGGTGCGCGACAACATCCGCGTCCGCTCGGTGCGCTCGCACGTCGAGACCGACGACATCGCCTATATCCGCATCACCACCTTCAACGAGCAGACCACCGAAGGCCTCAAGAAGTCGATTTCCGACCTGCAAGGCCAGATCGGCGACAAGCTCAAGGGTTACATCATCGATCTGCGCAACAACCCCGGCGGATTGCTCGAAGAAGCGGTGACCGTTTCCGACAGCTTCCTCGACCGCGGTGAGATTGTGTCGACGCGCGGCCGCAACGCCGAGGAAACCCAGCGTCGCAGCGCGCATCCCGGCGACCTCACCAAGGGCAAGCCGGTGATCGTTCTGATCAACGGCGGGTCGGCATCGGCTTCCGAAATCGTCGCCGGTGCGTTGCAGGACCACAAGCGAGCGACACTGATCGGGACCCGCTCATTCGGCAAGGGCTCCGTGCAGACCATCATTCCGCTCGGTTCGGGCAACGGCGCGCTCCGCCTGACGACGGCGCGCTATTACACGCCGTCGGGCCGTTCGATTCAGGCCAAAGGCATCGTTCCGGATATCGAGGTGCTTCAGGATGTGCCCGATGAACTGAAGTCGCGGACCGACACCAAGGGAGAGGCTTCGCTGCGCGGCCATCTGCGCAACGGCACCGACGAGAAGACCGGCTCGCAATCCTACGTCCCGCCGGACGCCAAGAACGACAAGGCGCTCAAGATGGCCGACGACCTTCTGCACGGCATCAAGGTCAACGCCTCGTCGCCGGCCCCCGGCGACAAGGCGGCGATCGAGAAGCCCGCGAAAAAGGCAACGAACTGAAATAAGTCGGGTTTTCCGGAACCGGGCGTCCTTTGGACGCCCGGTTCGTTTTCATGCCGAGGTCGATGGCCGGCGTGAACCCCTGATGGTGGCCTGCCGCCTTTGCGAGCGTCCATGGTATCTTTGGATCGGATGATTCGGGGAGCTCGATGGCCGACACGACGGACGATCTCAGTACGCCGCTCGGACAGAATCCTGCGCCCAAGCGCCGTTTCCGGCTCCCCTTCACGCTGCCACAGGCTGCGGCGGTTTTGCTCGGATCAATCCTTGTCGTCTTCGTTGGCTTTGTTCTTTTCAACCACGATCCGCTGGGTGGCGAGCCCGCGGCGCGGATCGCGATCCGGCAAACCGTGGCCCCCGAGGACAAATCTGCGGCCGTCCCACCTGCGTCGCAGCCGACCAGCGCTGCCGCCGTTACCGCTCAACCCGAGGCGGGTCGCAAGACCATCACTATCATCGACGGCTCCAGTGGCTCGCGTCAGGATGTCGTTGTCGCGGGCGCGGATTCCGACACGGCTGGCGGCGGCGCCGCGCCGGTGACGATGGCCGGAATCGATCCGCGTCTGTTGGAGAAGTCGCGTTACGGAATGATTCCGGCTGTCGCCGCCGATGGATTGAAGCCCTTCAAGGCCTACGCAACGGGCACCGATGCCGATCGCGCGAAGGCGGCAACGATGCCGGTGATCGCGATCGTGGTCGGCGGTCTCGGCGTCGGCGCGGCCAAAACCGCCGATGCCATCATGAAACTGCCGCCGGCCGTGACGCTGGCGTTCACGCCTTACGGGTCCGATCCGGGCAAGCTGGTGGAGCAGGCTCGCGCGCAACGTCACGAGATTCTGCTGCAGGTCCCCATGGAGCCCTATGACTACCCCGATAACGACCCCGGACCGCAGACCCTGCTGACGACGCTCGGTACTGAACAGAATATCGATCGCCTGCATTGGCACCTCAGCCGTTTCCAGGGTTATGTCGGTCTCGCCAATTTCATGGGGGCCCGGTTTGTCGCCGCCGCTACGGTCATGCAGCCGATCATTCGCGAAGCAGCCAAGCGCGGCCTTGGCTATCTTGACGACGGCTCCACTCCGAGGAGCGTGGCGGGTCAGCTCGCGGAGGGTCAGGCGATGCCGTTCGCCAAGGCCGACCTGACCATTGATGCCGTCCCGACCTCGGTGGAAATCGACAAGGCGCTCGCAAGACTTGAAGACCTGGCGAAGGAGCGGGGGGCTGCCATCGGCATGGCTTCGGCGCTTCCTGTTTCCGTCGAGCGAATCGGCGCCTGGGCCAAGGGTCTCGAAAGCCGTGGCGTGATGCTTGTGCCATTGACAACCGAGATGCTGAAATCAAAATCAGGTTGAAATCCGAATTCCGGGTCCCGTCCGTTGTCAGAGCGGGGAGGCGCGAAAGGCATTGACGCAATGGCGCGCTACGACGATCTACCCTACCGCACTTGCGTCGGCATGATGCTGATCAACGAGAGGGGACTCGTCCTTATCGGTCGCCGCGCCGGCGGCATCGAGCACGTCGACGACGAGTATGTCTGGCAGATGCCGCAAGGCGGCGTCGATCCCGGCGAGGACACATGGCTCGCGGCGAAACGCGAACTCTATGAGGAGACCAGCGTTCGCTCGGTCGAGAAGCTCGCCGAGGTATCCGACTGGCTGATCTATGATATTCCGCGCACCGTGGCCGGACGGGCCTGGAAGGGCCGCTATCGCGGACAGCGCCAGAAGTGGTACGCGATGCGCTTCACCGGCAAGGACAACGAGATCGACGTCGTCAATCCGGGCGGCGGTCACAAGGCGGAATTCATCGGATGGCGCTGGGAGCCGATGCAGAACCTGCCCCGGTTAATCGTGCCTTTCAAGCGCCCGGTCTATGAGCGCGTGGTCAAGGAATTCGCGAGCCTCTCGGGCGGTTAGAGCGCTTCTTGACGGGTATGGAATCGATCTGTGTTCCGGTGTCATGCGGGCGCTTAGAGCGTTTTCGAGCGAAGTGGATACCGGTTCGCGTGAAGAAAACGCGTCAAATCAAAATCATAGAGCCCGCTTCTGATTCCATCAGAAGCGAAAAGGCTCTGGCCGTTCGAGGAACGGCGTGGCTTCTGCTCGCCTCTGACCCGCGCATCCAGCTTCTTTCGAAGATCAATGGATTGCCTGGTCAAGCCCGGCAATGACGGAAGTGCGCTGCATCCGAAAATGATGCTCAGCTATGCGGCTCAGTGCAGCGCCGTAGTATTGAGCTGGCTCTGAATGCTCTTGAAATGATCCAGCCGCTCGATCGCCTTGTCGAGTTCGGAGCCTTCCTTTTCCGCCAGCTTGGCCTCCATGCTCGCAATCGTGTCGGCGAACTGCGCACGATCCAGCTCCTGGATCGAAGTCGCCACGTCGGCGAGGACGGTCAGGCCCTTCTCCGATACTTCGGCGAGACCGCCGAGCACGATGATTTTCTGAGGCGTGCCGCCAGTGGTGATGGTCAGGATTCCCGGACGGATCGCCGCGACAACCGGCGCATGGCCGGCAAGGACGCCGAAGTCGCCCTCGACGCCGGGAACGTCGACCTGATCGACGTCACCGGAGAAGGTGAGCTTTTCAGGCGACACGAGATCAAAGTGGAAGGTAGCCATGATCAATTAGCGAATAGCGAATAGCGAATAGCGAATAGCTCGCACTTCATTCTTCACTGTTTCCTACTCGCTACTCCCTATTCGCTATTTCGCTGAACTAGAGCCCGCTTCTGATAGAATCAGAAGCGGGCTCTATGATTTTGATTTGACGCGTTTCTTCACGCGAACCGCTACCCATCCCCGGGGCAAGCCCGAGGACATGCTTCGCTCGAAAACGCTCTAAGCCGCTTCGGCCGCGAGCTTCTTGCCCTTCTCGACGGCTTCCTCGATGGTGCCGACCATGTAGAACGCCGCTTCCGGAAGATGATCATACTTGCCGTCGCAGATCGCGCGGAAGCCCTTGATGGTATCGGCGAGGTCGACGAACTTGCCCGGCGCGCCGGTGAAGATTTCGGCGACGAAGAACGGCTGCGACAGGAAGCGCTCGATCTTACGGGCGCGGGCCACGGCGATCTTGTCCTCTTCGGACAGTTCATCCATGCCGAGAATGGCGATGATGTCCTGCAGCGATTTGTAGCGCTGCAGCACCTGCTGCACCATGCGGGCGGTCTGATAGTGCTCCTCGCCGACGATCAGCGGCGACAGCATGCGCGAGGTGGAGTCGAGCGGGTCCACCGCCGGGTAAATGCCCTTTTCCGAAATCGCGCGGTTCAGTGTCGTGGTCGCGTCCAAGTGAGCGAACGAGGTCGCAGGCGCCGGGTCGGTCAAATCGTCGGCCGGCACGTAAATCGCCTGAATCGAGGTGATCGATCCCTTGGTCGTGGTGGTGATACGCTC
Protein-coding sequences here:
- a CDS encoding S41 family peptidase, which codes for MMRKVSLILLSAAAGAALTLFVTQPRSVLMGSSARAATSDTYRQLNLFGDVFERVRSDYVEKPDDSKLIESAISGMLSGLDPHSSYMDAKSFRDMQVQTRGEFGGLGIEVTMEDGLVKVVSPIDDTPASKAGILANDIITNLDDEAVQGLTLNQAVDKMRGPIGTKIKLKIVRKGQDNPIDVTLVRDNIRVRSVRSHVETDDIAYIRITTFNEQTTEGLKKSISDLQGQIGDKLKGYIIDLRNNPGGLLEEAVTVSDSFLDRGEIVSTRGRNAEETQRRSAHPGDLTKGKPVIVLINGGSASASEIVAGALQDHKRATLIGTRSFGKGSVQTIIPLGSGNGALRLTTARYYTPSGRSIQAKGIVPDIEVLQDVPDELKSRTDTKGEASLRGHLRNGTDEKTGSQSYVPPDAKNDKALKMADDLLHGIKVNASSPAPGDKAAIEKPAKKATN
- a CDS encoding divergent polysaccharide deacetylase family protein; amino-acid sequence: MADTTDDLSTPLGQNPAPKRRFRLPFTLPQAAAVLLGSILVVFVGFVLFNHDPLGGEPAARIAIRQTVAPEDKSAAVPPASQPTSAAAVTAQPEAGRKTITIIDGSSGSRQDVVVAGADSDTAGGGAAPVTMAGIDPRLLEKSRYGMIPAVAADGLKPFKAYATGTDADRAKAATMPVIAIVVGGLGVGAAKTADAIMKLPPAVTLAFTPYGSDPGKLVEQARAQRHEILLQVPMEPYDYPDNDPGPQTLLTTLGTEQNIDRLHWHLSRFQGYVGLANFMGARFVAAATVMQPIIREAAKRGLGYLDDGSTPRSVAGQLAEGQAMPFAKADLTIDAVPTSVEIDKALARLEDLAKERGAAIGMASALPVSVERIGAWAKGLESRGVMLVPLTTEMLKSKSG
- a CDS encoding RNA pyrophosphohydrolase produces the protein MARYDDLPYRTCVGMMLINERGLVLIGRRAGGIEHVDDEYVWQMPQGGVDPGEDTWLAAKRELYEETSVRSVEKLAEVSDWLIYDIPRTVAGRAWKGRYRGQRQKWYAMRFTGKDNEIDVVNPGGGHKAEFIGWRWEPMQNLPRLIVPFKRPVYERVVKEFASLSGG
- a CDS encoding F0F1 ATP synthase subunit epsilon, with product MATFHFDLVSPEKLTFSGDVDQVDVPGVEGDFGVLAGHAPVVAAIRPGILTITTGGTPQKIIVLGGLAEVSEKGLTVLADVATSIQELDRAQFADTIASMEAKLAEKEGSELDKAIERLDHFKSIQSQLNTTALH